A genomic segment from Bradyrhizobium diazoefficiens USDA 110 encodes:
- a CDS encoding class I SAM-dependent methyltransferase: protein MTEINLLQPMHASTKRDYVQRVVEHDKAESAAVARQWGRDYWDGDRRYGYGGYRYDGRWRPLAQTLIDRYGIKPGMSVLDVGCGKGYLLYEFTQLVPDLTIAGIDVSEYGIANAKEDVRPQLRVGSAVELPYPDHSFDLVVSLGVLHNLPLEDVFRAVSEIERVGRGASKYLMVESFRNEREKANLLYWQLTCLSFHGPDTWAWIYDKCGYRGDHGFIFFE from the coding sequence ATGACCGAGATCAACCTGCTCCAGCCGATGCACGCATCGACCAAGCGGGACTACGTTCAGCGCGTCGTCGAGCACGACAAGGCCGAATCCGCCGCCGTGGCGCGGCAATGGGGGCGCGACTATTGGGACGGCGACCGCCGTTACGGCTATGGCGGCTATCGCTACGACGGACGGTGGCGTCCGCTCGCCCAGACCCTGATCGACCGCTACGGCATCAAGCCGGGCATGAGCGTGCTCGATGTCGGCTGCGGCAAGGGCTATCTGCTCTACGAGTTCACCCAACTCGTCCCCGACCTCACGATCGCCGGCATCGATGTCTCCGAGTATGGCATCGCCAACGCCAAGGAGGACGTGCGGCCGCAGTTGAGGGTCGGCAGCGCCGTCGAGCTGCCCTACCCCGATCACAGCTTCGATCTCGTAGTGTCGCTCGGCGTGCTGCACAACCTTCCACTCGAGGACGTCTTCCGCGCGGTGTCGGAGATCGAGCGTGTCGGACGCGGCGCCTCGAAATATCTGATGGTGGAATCGTTCCGCAACGAGCGCGAGAAGGCAAATCTCCTCTACTGGCAACTCACCTGCCTGAGCTTCCATGGCCCGGACACATGGGCCTGGATCTACGATAAATGCGGCTATCGGGGCGACCATGGGTTCATCTTCTTCGAATGA
- a CDS encoding WbuC family cupin fold metalloprotein: MGSSSSNETAGKGRPTSLRAQNPEVYYSDDAIVTADDATIAELKRIAAGNPRLRSRLCTHPDPSSGLHEMLIVHHREAYVRPHKHLGKPESFHVIEGTAQVVIFEDDGRIRDVLEMAPYGQGKRCYYRMPEQVFHSILITSEWLVFHETTAGPFDPTRTAFPDWAPDGSDAAAVQDYVAKTSVLAAEHLAGR; this comes from the coding sequence ATGGGTTCATCTTCTTCGAATGAGACGGCCGGCAAGGGCCGACCGACCTCGCTGCGTGCGCAGAATCCGGAAGTCTACTATTCGGACGACGCCATCGTCACGGCGGACGACGCCACGATCGCGGAGCTGAAGCGTATTGCCGCCGGCAACCCGCGCCTGCGCAGCCGGCTGTGCACGCATCCCGATCCCTCGTCCGGCCTGCATGAGATGCTGATCGTGCATCATCGCGAGGCCTATGTGCGGCCCCACAAGCATCTTGGCAAACCTGAATCGTTTCACGTGATCGAGGGTACGGCGCAGGTCGTGATCTTCGAGGATGACGGCCGCATTCGCGACGTGCTCGAGATGGCGCCCTACGGCCAGGGCAAGCGCTGCTACTACCGGATGCCCGAACAGGTCTTCCACTCGATCCTGATCACCTCGGAGTGGCTGGTGTTTCACGAAACCACCGCCGGCCCTTTCGACCCCACCCGCACTGCATTTCCCGACTGGGCACCGGATGGCAGCGATGCCGCCGCAGTTCAGGACTATGTCGCGAAAACTAGCGTGCTCGCCGCGGAGCATCTGGCGGGACGTTAG
- a CDS encoding class I SAM-dependent methyltransferase, which yields MTDHCRLCHSTNLRPVIDLGQMPIAHRLRHSRNEQEERYPFEVLACGDCGLPQIVKPIDPDILYRQFNYNFSSWKPEPHQVDELDTIAKFSKHQSVFEIGCNDGLFMDKLRERGAKVLVGVEPNPVSGKIARERGIKVYADMISPAMCHDAVAQAGKFDLVVSRQVLEHIVDFENFFDCVKIALSDDGLLFIDVPDFAPGSTAGDLSVLWEEHVSYFTEPTLVALLARHGFEAVSVKKYNFSGGTLAIAARRATRDVTPPPAPAGVGEKFGQRAREYGARLRPILAKARASGAEIAIYGAGCRACTFTNAHELADLVDLSVDDQKERQGLFLPGTGIPIRSPEDLAGKSEPLVCLLAVNQENEAKVSSRLRENVKRPLHIVSIFAPSDIWSELDRLEAAAGSQHG from the coding sequence GTGACCGACCATTGCCGCCTCTGCCATTCGACCAACCTTCGACCGGTCATCGACCTCGGGCAGATGCCGATTGCGCATCGGCTCCGGCACAGCCGGAACGAGCAGGAGGAACGGTATCCGTTCGAGGTGCTCGCCTGCGGCGATTGCGGTCTGCCGCAGATCGTCAAGCCGATCGATCCCGACATCCTGTATCGCCAGTTCAACTACAATTTCAGCAGCTGGAAGCCTGAGCCGCACCAGGTCGACGAGCTCGATACCATCGCGAAATTCTCGAAGCATCAATCCGTGTTCGAGATCGGCTGCAACGACGGCCTGTTCATGGACAAGCTTCGCGAGCGCGGCGCGAAGGTTTTGGTCGGCGTGGAGCCCAACCCGGTGTCGGGCAAGATCGCCCGCGAGCGCGGCATCAAGGTCTATGCCGACATGATCAGCCCTGCGATGTGTCACGACGCCGTGGCGCAGGCCGGCAAATTCGATCTCGTCGTCTCGCGCCAGGTGCTGGAGCACATTGTCGATTTCGAGAACTTTTTCGATTGCGTGAAGATCGCGCTCAGCGACGACGGGCTGCTGTTCATCGACGTGCCGGATTTCGCGCCGGGCTCGACGGCCGGCGACCTCTCAGTCCTCTGGGAGGAGCACGTCAGCTATTTCACCGAGCCGACCCTGGTCGCGCTGCTGGCGCGCCACGGCTTCGAGGCGGTGTCCGTGAAGAAATACAATTTCAGCGGCGGCACCCTCGCGATCGCGGCCCGCCGTGCGACGCGCGACGTGACGCCACCGCCCGCCCCCGCCGGCGTCGGCGAGAAATTCGGCCAGCGCGCGAGGGAGTATGGCGCCCGCCTGCGACCGATTCTCGCCAAGGCCCGCGCCAGCGGCGCCGAGATCGCCATCTACGGCGCGGGCTGCCGCGCCTGCACCTTCACCAATGCCCACGAACTTGCGGATCTCGTCGATCTCTCGGTCGACGATCAGAAGGAGCGTCAGGGACTGTTCCTGCCCGGCACCGGGATTCCGATCCGATCGCCCGAGGATCTCGCTGGCAAGTCCGAACCGCTCGTCTGCCTTCTTGCCGTGAACCAGGAGAACGAAGCCAAGGTCAGCAGCCGGCTGCGCGAAAACGTGAAGCGTCCGCTGCACATCGTCTCCATCTTCGCGCCGTCTGATATCTGGAGCGAGCTCGATCGCCTCGAGGCGGCCGCAGGGTCGCAGCATGGCTGA